In Longimicrobium sp., the sequence AGCGTGCGCCCGGCCGAGCCCTCGGCCGCGTGGCAGCGGATGCGCTCGTAGCCGAATCGCGTGACCTGCTGCCGCAGCCGGTCCAGCAGGTCGTGGCCGTACCGCGCACAGAGCCCGCCACCGGCATACGGCATGGACTGCGCGTACGCGGCCAGCACCGGCGCGGGCTTCTCGTACACGTGCACCACGTGCAGCGTGGCGCCCAGGCCGCGCGCCAGCTCCACCGCGGGCGCAAGCACCGGGTCTTCGCCCGCGTGCGGCTGGGCCGGGTCGTCGTGCGCCAGCGTGGCAACGCCCACCACGAGGGTGCGGATGGGTTCGGTCATGGGTCCTCCCGCGTGCGGCGGTCCGGACGGGCGCGCGCGGCACCCGCCTCCACCGGAAGCATGCGCGCGAGGGGAGGATGGGAATGTCGGGGGGACGGCGCCTGTCGTGTCGGGGAGCTCCCCATCCAATCAAAGTGCGAAAGTGCGTTGGTTCACTCTCGCACTTTCGCACTTTCGCACCATTCCCTTCAGGGAGAGAGCGGGAGGGTCAGCGAAAAGACGGAGCCCTTCCCCTCGGTGCTCACGGCCGTCAGGTCGCCGCCCATGCCGCGCGCCAGGTCGCGGGAGATGGCGAGGCCGAGGCCGGTGCCCTCGGCGGGGTGCGTGAGGGAGCGGCCCACCTGCACGAACGGCTCGAACACCGCCTCCAGCTTGTCGGCGGGAATGCCGATGCCGGTGTCGCGCACGCGGATGGCCACGCGGCCGTCCTCCACGCCGTGCTCCAGCGTCACGCGGCCGCCGGGCTCGGTGAACTTGATGGCGTTGGAGAGCAGGTTCAGCAGGATCTGGTCGAGCTTGGGGCGGTCGCCCAGCACGGTGGCCGGGGCGCCGGGGCGCACCTCCAGCGCGACCCCCCGCGTCTTCGCGGAAACGGCCACGATCTCCGAGGCCGCCTCGACCGCGTCCTGCACGGGGATGGGGTCGGCGGCGTAGGTGACCTCGCCCGCCTCCATCCGGCTGAAGTTCAGGATGTCGTTGATCAGCCCCAGCAGGTGCTGCTGGCTGCGCTGGATGCGGTGGAGCGCGGCCTCCTGCTCCTCGTTCACGGGGCCCTGGATCCCCATCGCCAGGAGCTGGGCGTAGCCGCCGATGGCGTTCAGCGGCGTGCGCAGCTCGTGCGACATGGCGGCCAGGAACTCGCTCTTCACCCGGTTGGCCTGCTCGGCCTCGCGGCGGCGCTGCTCCAGCTCCTCGGCCTGGGTGCGGAGCTGCTCGTTCAGCGCGCCCAGCTCCTGCGCGCGCGACTCGGCCATGGCGCGCGCGGTCTCCTCGGCGGCAAGGCGGCGCGCGTCGGCCAGCTCGCGCTGCATGGAGGCGCGGCGCTCGGTGAGGTCGCGGGTGACCTTGGTGAAGCCGAGCAGCTCGCCGCCGGGGGCCCGCAGCGCGGTGATCACCACGTTGGCCCAGAAGCGCTCGCCGTTCTTGCGGATGCGCCACCCCTCCTCCTCGAAGCGGCCCTCGCTCGTGGCCACCTCCAGCTCCCAGGGCGGCTTCCCCCAGCCGATGTCTTCGTCGGGGTAGAAGATGGAGAAGTGGCGCCCCAGGATCTCGGCTTCGCTGTAGCCGTTGATGTGCTGGGCGCCCTCGTTCCAGCTGATGATGTGGCCGCCGGGGTCCAGCATGAAGATGGCGTAGTCGCGCACGTTCTGAACGAGCAGCCGGAAGCGCTGCTCGCTCTGGCGCAGCTCCTCCTCGGCGGCGCGGCGCTCGGTCAGGTCGCGCGTGACCTTGGCGAAGCCCACCAGCTCGCCCATCTCATCGCGCAGCGCGGTGATCACCACGTTGGCCCAGAAGCGCGAGCCGTCCTTGCGGAGGCGCCACCCCTCGTCCTCGAAACGGCCCTCGCGCGTGGCCACCTCCAGCTCCCACGCCGGCTTGTTCCAGGCCAGGTCCTCGGCGGGGTAGAAGGTGGAGAAGTGCCGGCCGATGATCTCGTCGGCGGTGTACCCCTTCAGCCGCTCCACGCCGGGGTTCCACGTGAGCACGTGGCCGGTGCGGTCCAGCACGAAGATGGCGTAGTCGCGGACGCTCTCCACCAGCAGCCGGTGCAGGTCCGTGGTGTCGGCGGACAAGTCCGCGCCACCCCGGGCGGAGCGCGAGGGGTCGAAGCCCCCGTCCCGGGGGGAGGGGGTCCATCCGGGAGGCGAGTCCCCGGGATCGGCGGGCGATTTGCTCGGCATCACATCCGTTCCGAACCGGCGAGAGCATCGTGCAACCACCCCCGTCCTGCGACTCACGTGCCACATCGCCGGTTCGCGTAACCTTATCGTGATGCAAACCTTGCGCATCCGCGTGGAAACAGGCATCCCCGTGCATCACCATGACCCGCTGCGGCCGTGAACGCCGTTTACCTGCCGAACGGGGTGCAATGGTGGTGTGCAGCGGGCGATGCATTTCACCGCATCGCATTGCAACGGCAGGGGCCACGCGGGGTCAGCGGAAGCCGATCGAGGGCACCGAAGCTCCTCCGCTGACTCGTGACTCCGTGTGACCTCGACCCGATCGGGGGGATTCAGGCGCCGTACTTCTTCAGGCGATGCGCGTGGGCGAGAAGGACGGGCATCAGGTCCTTCGCCAGCAGCTGGCCCAGGCCGCCGCGCATGCACGGCCGCTCGCCGAATGTGGTGACCTCGTCCGGACGCATGGACGCGGGCGCCCAGAGGAGGAGGGGAACGGGGTGGAAGGAGTGCGCGCGCATCCGCGCCGGGGTGGAGTGGTCGCCGGTGACGCAGAGCACGTCCGGGCTCAGCTCCAGGATGGCGGGAAGCGCGGCGTCCAGCGCCTCGATCGCGGCGCACTTCCGCGCGAAGTCTCCATCTTCCCCGCTGCTGTCGGTGGGCTTGTGGTGCACGAAGAAGAAGTCGTGTGCGCCCCAGTGCCGCTTCAGCGCCCCCATCTGCTCGCCGATCGTGCTCCCCGCGTCCAGCACCGTCATCCCCACCAGCCGCGCGAGCCCGCGGTACGTGGGGTAGAGCGCCAGCGCGGCGGCGTTCAGCCCGTACGCGTCGGCGAACGAGGGGAAGTGCGGGAGGGCGCTGAAGCCGCGCAGGAGGAGATAGTTGGCCGGGTGCGCGCCGCGCAGCACCTCGCGCACCTGCCGCAGCATCTCGGCGGCGGCGCGGGCGGTGCGCTGCGAGGGCGGGTCGTCGCCCTGCGGATCGACCGGGCGGAGGGCGGTTTCCAGCGGGTCGGTGTCGTTCACCCGGTCGCCCAGCCCCGTCCCGCGGAAGCGCACGGCCATCCGGTAGTCGCGCACCGGCTCCAGCGTCAGCTCCACGCCGGGAACGGAGACGCGCTCGCGCAGCATCTCCACCAGCCGACGGCACTCGTCGGTGGAGATGCGGCCGGCGCGGCGGTCGGCCACGGTGCCGTCGTCGCCCAGCGTGCAGAAGTTGCCGCGCACCGCCACGTCGCCGGGGCCCACCTCCATCCCGATCCCCAGCGCCTCCAGGATGCCGCGGCCCACGGGGTGGGCCACGGGGTCGTAGCCGAAGAGCGCCAGGTGGCCCACCCCCGACCCGGGCGTGATCCCCGGCGCCA encodes:
- a CDS encoding 2,3-bisphosphoglycerate-independent phosphoglycerate mutase, with translation MSDERVPLTPGQALLHGLLEPAPTKIVLVVMDGLGGLPMAPGGKTELEAARTPNLDRLAAQGTVGLSIPVAPGITPGSGVGHLALFGYDPVAHPVGRGILEALGIGMEVGPGDVAVRGNFCTLGDDGTVADRRAGRISTDECRRLVEMLRERVSVPGVELTLEPVRDYRMAVRFRGTGLGDRVNDTDPLETALRPVDPQGDDPPSQRTARAAAEMLRQVREVLRGAHPANYLLLRGFSALPHFPSFADAYGLNAAALALYPTYRGLARLVGMTVLDAGSTIGEQMGALKRHWGAHDFFFVHHKPTDSSGEDGDFARKCAAIEALDAALPAILELSPDVLCVTGDHSTPARMRAHSFHPVPLLLWAPASMRPDEVTTFGERPCMRGGLGQLLAKDLMPVLLAHAHRLKKYGA